ggaggagaaggagaaggaggaggagaaggaagaggagaaggacaAGGAAgcggaagaagagaggagggggaggagcgtacaagaggagaaggagtagggagttgaagaagagaggagggggaggagtgtagaagaggaggagtagggagaggaagaagagaggagggggaggagcgtagaagaggagaaggagtagggagaggaagaagagaggagggggaggagcgtagaagaggagaaggagtagggagaggaagaagagaggagggggaggagcgtagaagaggagaaggagtagggagaggaagaagagaggagggggaggagcgtagaagaggagaaggagtagggagaggaagaagagaggagggggaggagcgtagaagaggaggagtagggagaggaaggagagaggagggggaggagcgtagaagaggagaaggagtagggagaggaagaagagaggagggggaggagcgtagaagaggagaaggagtagggagaggaagaagagaggagggggaggagcgtagaagaggagaaggagtagggagaggaagaagagaggagggggaggagcgtagaagaggagaaggagaagggagaggaagaagagaggagggggaggagcgtagaagaggaggagtagagagaggaagaaaggaggaggtggaggagcgtagaagaggaggagtagggagaggaagaaaagaggagggggaggagcgtagaagaggaggagtagggagaggaagaaaagaggagggggaggagcgtagaagaggaggagtagggagaggaagaaaagaggagggggaggagcgtagaagaggaggagtagggagaggaagaaaagaggagggggaggagcgtagaagaggaggagtagggagaggaagaaaagaggagggggaggagcgtagaagaggaggagtagggagaggaagaaaagaggaggtggtggagcgtagaagaggaggagtagggagaggaagaaaagaggaggaggagcatggaggaggagaaggaggaggagaaggatcagaagatggaggaggagaaggaggaggagatggcggaggagaaggaggaggagatggaggaggagaaggagaaggaggagaagatggcggaggagatggaagaggagaaggaggaggagaagatggcggaggagatggaggaggagagggaggaggagaaagagaaggaggaggagaagcaggaggagaaggaggaggaggaggaagaagagaggagggggaggagcgtagaagaggagaaggagtagggagaggaagaagagaggagggggaggagcgtagaagaggagaaggagtagggagaggaagaagagaggagggggaggagcgtagaagaggagaaggagaagggagaggaagaagagaggagggggaggagcgtagaagaggaggagtagggagaggaagaaaggaggaggtggaggagcgtagaagaggaggagtagggagaggaagaaaagaggagggggaggagcgtagaagaggaggagtagggagaggaagaaaagaggagggggaggagcgtagaagaggaggagtagggagaggaagaaaagaggagggggaggagcgtagaagaggaggagtagggagaggaagaaaagaggagggggaggagcgtagaagaggaggagtagggagaggaagaaaagaggaggtggtggagcgtagaagaggaggagtagggagaggaagaaaagaggaggaggagcatggaggaggagaaggaggaggagaaggatcagaagatggaggaggagaaggaggaggagatggcggaggagaaggaggaggagatggaggaggagaaggagaaggaggagaagatggcggaggagatggaagaggagaaggaggaggagaagatggcggaggagatggaggaggagagggaggaggagaaagagaaggaggaggagaagcaggaggagaaggaggaggaggaggagaaggaggaggagaaggaggaggagaagatggcgaaggagatggaggaggagaaggaggaggagaaagagaaggaggaggagaaggaggaggaggagaaggaggaggagagagaggagaatgGGAGAAACAGGGGGCAGGGCATGAAGGAGAAGGGCaagaagctggaggaggaggaatagaggggaaggaggagcaagaggtggaagaggaggaggagagaggagagaaggggggagcaagaggggaaaggatggtggaggaggaggaggagagaggagagaagggaggagcaagaggggaaaggatggaggaggaggagagaggagagaagggaggagcaagaggggaaaggatggaggaggaggagagaggagagaagggaggagcaagaggggaaaggatggaggaggagagaggagaaaaaggaggagcaagaggggaaaggatggaggaggaggagagaggagagaagggaggtgcaagaggggaaaggatggaggaggatagaggagaaaaaggaggagcaagaggggaaaggatggaggaggaggaggagagaggagagaagggaggagcaagaggggaaaggatggaggaggaggagagaggagagaagggggtagcaagaggggaaaggatggaggaggaggagagaggagagaaaggaggagcaagaggggaaaggatggaggaggaggaggagagaggagagaagggaggagcaagaggggaaaggacggaggaggagagaggagagaagggaggagcaagaggggaaaggacggaggaggagagaggagagaagggaggagcaagaggggaaaggatggagaaggagagaggagagaagggaggagcaagaggggaaaggacggaggaggagagaggagagaagggaggagcaagaggggaaaggatggaggaggaggaggaggaggaggaggagagaggagagaagggaggagcaagaggggaaaggatggaggaggaggagagaggagagaagggaggagcaagaggggaaggacggaggaggagagaggagagaagggaggagcaagaggggaaaggatggaggaggaggaggaggaggaggagaggaggagagaagggaggagtaagaggggaaaggatggaggaggaggagagaggagagaagggaggagcaagtggggaaaggatggaggaggaggagagaggagagaagggaggagcaagaggggaaaggatggaggaggagagaggagagaagggaggagcaagaggggaaaggatggaggaggaggaagaggaggagagaggagagaagggaggagcaagaggggaaaggatggaggaggaggagagaggagagaagggaggagcaagaggggaaaggatggaggaggaggagagaggagagaagggaggagcaagaggggaaaggatggaggaggagagaggagagaagggaggagcaagaggggaaaggatggagaaggagagaggagagaagggaggagcaagaggggaaaggatggagaaggagagaggagagaagggaggagcaagaggggagagcatggtggaggaggtgtgtgtgtgtgtgtgtgtgtgtgtgtgtgtctgtgaaatcCGGTTGGAGTTCAGCTGCTGGGAGTCTCCCTGGATCAGTGGATCGGGGCTTCAGTGAAGGTCCCAAGTACtctggagacagaaacaaagcaacatttcaaCCATCAGAGACTTTCTGCTACTCATATCGTCCACTGGATTCCGTCACACTACACTGGATCCACGTGAACACAGTGGTGAAGCAGCTCAGACACTGTTGCTGCTGTAAATGACTGAATTGTCTCAACGATTTACTAAATCATATTTCATTCTTGTCCCGGATACATTTACATTGTTCTGTGAAGAGTTACTGCTATTAACTCTTCATTTGGCCAATATCTGCTTGTTTATTAGATGAATAGTGCGACTCATAGAACTACCAGAAGCCGATCAACCCCACgatcatttcttcttctttcagttatttttttggcctttttctggCTTTATTGAGAGAGAGGAAAGtgggaaggacctgcagtaaagggccatgaAGTGGATTGGAACCCATGACCACTGTGTCAAGAACTATAATCCCAAggtcaacctgttgagctacagcGGGTCGTAGCTGAGTCATTGTAAGTCAAGGGAAAGAGAACATGAGGACTTGCCCTTGCTGTGTATTCTGGGAAACCCAACGATTGGTCTGATGTGTATTTTCAAGTCAAGTATAACTTTTTTAATTGTCATGCTCAAACGAATCAGAATAACGACTCTGCTGAATAGATTGTAGTTTACTTTTTTGACAGTGCAGAGGTCTGCAACATCACAAACCAACGTTACGCCTGTTTTACTTCACCTCATATTGTATCTATGACACTtctttaaacacaaaattacattttagcccttaatatatatttaaaaaaaaaagaaaatatctatgctaatataaataaataaatacagtgaaaatagtgTGATTTTGAGGTCAAATTTTgtcaaagaacaaattaccactCATAAAAATATCGATTTTTGATGTAGACATTATTTACCAATTAtgtaaagtttttatcattttacctTTATTGTTGCAGTTTATGCAGTTACATTTAGAAATGCTAAgctttaataatataataacagtAAACTGTTCAAAAAGTTACAGCTGTTCAAAACGATTATTTCTCACAGAGATTCCGGCTCAACCAGTAAATACTAAATACACAGAACAGATTCAGATCCAGTCACATGCAGCAGTGATGCATCTACACAGAAACACCTTAATAAAATCACTTCACTGGTGTCTCCACCATCACACCAAATAACCACATCgtattaaaatgaactttaaatgtGACTGTTTAAGAAGAGGGTCTGAGCACTTTCAAATGattatattttagctgatttgaaGTGTGTAAACAATGTCAAAGAACAGTTTAttattagtaaaaatacagatttgtgacagacattatttacatatttttttccctacAGTCGGCATCTAAATAGATACATGATTTTATTACTTATTCTTTATAAATTATTCAGAACTGTCACATCTAAATTTTTGTATCCTTAGtatgcatcatttttctttcaaataccagcaaatgtctacaaaacagcaattgtttttgttcttgaaaattaaaaatcGTGAAAATACTGTGTAATTTGATGgtcaaatgtaaaagaacaaattaccattcataacaatacagattttttgatATGCATATTATTCAAAGACTAAATCATTCAGTTTACAGGAAAATTTATACCTTTTTTAGTAATTATATTATTTACCAAAATACAGTTAATTTGTAAattgttaataaaaaaattgcAGCTAGAAGCTTAAAAAAGTTCATTTCTCACAGTCATTTCGGCTCATCTGCACGTTCTGACGTCATCACCCCCCTTCTCCTAATGCTTCCATCATCTCCGTGGTTACCAAAAATGCACAATCagttattttatgaaaaatggccCAGTCGCCATCTTTATCTAAAACTTTTACAATCctgtataaaaatacagatgtttgatgtggacaatattcagagtttttgcctgtttttgagtcatattACTAGTCtcagcacaaacaaaccaacaaatcatataatatgacaataaacagaggaacatttccagcaaccatcactcctgtgctctaatgctacattgtgttagctaatggtgtcgAAAggataactgatgattagaaaacctttgtgcaattatatcAGCACATGAAttagtgtgagtttttatggaaaacatgaaattgtctgggtgaccccaaacttttgaacggtaatgtaaaacaaaaaaacactttcatcaAACCCCTTTAGCGTTCTGTTAACTTATTTCAGAACTTTTATACAGcaaaactcacaaaaaaactaatttacacaaagaaaacaccactcaaactgtgttttacaaaaaagccCCCGAAATTCTGATACTCAACAGactttaaattcaacaaattattcTCATTTCTTGGACTGAAACCGTTttcaaaatgttcagagatCAGAGGATGAGTGAGACGCAGGAAAAGCATGAAATGAATTTTCTTACCTGAACGCAAACTGCAGGTGCTTCAACTGGTGCTTTCTCCGGCAGGCTCTTcttcttgttgttctttttcttcttcctcttcttcttctcacgATGATCCGCTGAGGTCTGTCTTCAGTAGGTTGTTGAAATCCTTTTATAGCTCGCTTTGCAAAAGGTCTTGTTCAAGTCCAGGTGCAAAAAGAGGCCGATCGAAGGTCTGCAGGCCTTTTATATGCGTTCGGAGCGTTTCCATGGTTTCAAATAGTGCACGCACGGGCCTTCAATAAAGCATCCATGATGTCAATTTATTTGTTTCTACACTTGCCTTGTTCCATGTACACGCAGGAGTTTGCACAAAGTCCACCTTGTAACTCCAAGTCTCCAGTCCAATCACATCTAAAACAGCCAAATCAAATTTTGTGCGTAACGACGATTTATCTTAATAAAATTCCTGACACTCTAATGGGGCTCAGGATTCATCCAAAGAAGCTTTAATACAAATACTTCCACCCTATAAACCTTCAGTCTATGTGGAACAGCTGACATGGTGTGTACAAGTCCACAGAATAGTATTTATCCTAAGTGACCGCTGCTGCGCCACGTGTGTAAATGCGCGTAAAGACGCACtgatggtttctgctgctgtgatgctgcaggtatttattcAAGTCAGAGGAAACAATGtgacacacagcagctgtgggCAGCAAACTGGACCTCTGgatgtgtttaaatgtttctgctgaatCCACAGTGACATTCAGTGAAATCTTAACAACATTATTATTTCCGACATGAATCCAGCAGGTTCCACATCTGTCTGAGTCACATTAAGATCCGGATTTTGACAGACATCTCAATATGTTATGAAGAAGATGATACCCCTGGGTGGTGCTGCTCCACCTGGAAACAACACAAGGCTTGATCTACCCCAACTGGGTCTTTTTATGCAAATGTTTGTCTCGGTTTTTCTGCCGCTAACACAGAAAGGTAACATCTCCAATAGTTctacagacacctgtcctgttTAATCactgacaaaaatccaaaacaatgtTTCCTCAGTGTTTCTACTTACATCAAGCAATAGTACATTCCTGAGTATGTGTATTCCACACAATACTCtcagtatgtacagtatgtgtttgtACAGTGCAACACATCTGAGACAAACAAACCAGCACAGAACAgtaatattagaaaaatattaTAGTATCAAATGGAAGCAAACTGCATAGGGGTCTCAAAAAGTATTCTGACACTTATTTTGTATAAATGATTGACATGTAAATTTGTTTTCTAGTACAGTTAGTTGATGAAAGTTTAAGTGAGAGCATGTAGCTTTACAGGACAACAGCAAATGTTAAAATACTTTCATATAGTCAGCAAACTGACTTGGTTTTACAATATCTACACTAGTTGCTTTAAGCTGCTTTATGTCATTATTACAAAGTCAAGCGCATATTTagaactaaaacaaaaacttgaATTTATCTTTTTGAGATTCTTTCTCATCTTACAAATATTATGATATAAAATTTGCAATTGTTGGGAAAAACGAAGATAAGCATCAGTAAATGCAAGCTAagtagttagctagctagctgctatGACTGTCTTTGCTAAAGCTACCGTAgttcaccattttttaaaaacctcctTGTTGTATTTGTATATTGATCTTACGGACTCTCAGTTTTAGAATTTGTTATATCAAAACCATAAAGCAATAGAAAGCTTTATGTTTTGTGAAAAGTAGCAGTGACTGCAGGCTAGGTAGTGAGCTAGCTCCTAAGATAGCCTTTGCTAAAGCTACTATAGTAGAATCTGATTTCAGGCTGGAGTTTATGTAGCTTCTTGCAATTTAGGagtatttattatttgtagtggggtcttgcatttttattgaactatgctttgtcacatttcttttccatttcatttcactCTCTTCTTTGATGTAAAGCATCGTGAGCTGCACTTTGTGTATAAACTGTGCTTTACAAATACAGTTGTTAATATGCTCAAGTATTCAAACTTTAATGACATTTGATTTTGTGCTTAGATatcaaacattttctgcatttaattacattatcgCCAAATTAACAAGGTGGTGGGAGGGTCTGAAATTGGCCCTACAGCCCATTTTAACCCCTTTGTGGGTCAATCCATGATTGGCCAACAGAGAAGATGAACATGTGGTTTAATTCCATCCAGATGTCAGCAGAAACTGGTAATATTTGTTGCCGAGTCAAACCAGAAACTGCTGATGCCAGAACATGCATGAAAACTTGTTCAATAGTTGACTCAGCTGTTGCTTCATTACTGGTAACCTACATAATTCAGAGTGCATTTTACTCCAACTTAGAAGTCATGGCATTtgaaacaaactgattaaaacatgaacaaacgGAAATAGTATTAGAGTGAAAGTGGGCAGAGAACAGGTGGAAGGATGAACGATAGATACTATGTGgtttaaaatagttaaaaaggTGCGGAAATGTTCAAGAAAAACCAGCACCAGGCATGGTTTTAGTAATAAGACATCTTTATTTATCATTTGGAGAGACATGCTAGATCTCTGTACAGTGTGAATGGAGAGCCAGCTCTAGACTGAACAGTCTGCAGCACAGAGCTGCGACAGAAACACCTTCAGGGAATAACTGCAGCCCCCCTACCTCCAATTCAGACCCTCTTCTTCCCCGACACACTCAGACATTGGTTGCATCACTTGGTCCATTTCCAGGGAATGTTAAAACAGGCCTTCAGGAAACAAACTGAACTCTACTTTCATATCTAAAGggaacaaaatacaaacaagtgtCTGTAGCTACCAATCAATCATCTTG
This portion of the Amphiprion ocellaris isolate individual 3 ecotype Okinawa chromosome 19, ASM2253959v1, whole genome shotgun sequence genome encodes:
- the LOC129347545 gene encoding cilia- and flagella-associated protein 251-like, which produces EEEKEEMEEEKKEKEEEKEEEKMAEEMEEEREEEKEEEKEKEEEKEEEKDKEAEEERRGRSEEEMEEEKEKEEKMAEEMEEEKEEEKMAEEMEEEREEEKEKEEEKQEEKEEEEEEERRGRSMEEEKEEEMAEEKEEEMEEEKEKEEKMAEEMEEEKEEEKMAEEMEEEREEEKEKEEEKQEEKEEEEEKEEEKEEEKMAKEMEEEKEEEKEKEEEKEEEEKEEEREENGRNRGQGMKEKGKKLEEEE